In one window of Macadamia integrifolia cultivar HAES 741 chromosome 2, SCU_Mint_v3, whole genome shotgun sequence DNA:
- the LOC122062304 gene encoding reticulon-like protein B11 has translation MGDDDFNRQSIGEKVSSPPPRRKSVHQALGGSAIADALLWKRWSVGAFLLVTATSCWFLFEWAGYSPLSLVSNVLLLLVVILFFWAKSASLLNRPLPPLPDLEVSDDFVGKAADVARLWMNRILEVAHDISLGGDVKLFLQVVFGLWMISYIGSLFSFLSLVYIGILVSLTLPALYDKYQDHVDDKLSKTHKVLLSHYRKIDNILSKIPRPMNKEKKIQ, from the exons ATGGGAGACGATGATTTTAACCGTCAATCCATCGGAGAGAAAGTTTCATCACCACCACCTCGTCGGAAATCAGTTCATCAAGCTCTCGGCGGTAGTGCAA TTGCTGACGCGCTATTGTGGAAACGATGGAGTGTAGGGGCATTTCTGCTAGTAACAGCGACTAGCTGTTGGTTCCTTTTCGAATGGGCTGGATACAGTCCGTTATCTCTTGTCTCTAATGTGCTATTACTTCTGGTTGTAATCTTATTCTTCTGGGCGAAGTCCGCATCTCTTCTCAATAG GCCTCTACCTCCTCTTCCCGATCTGGAAGTCTCTGACGACTTTGTTGGGAAAGCTGCGGATGTAGCAAGATTGTGGATGAACCGAATCTTGGAAGTTGCCCATGATATCTCTCTTGGGGGAGATGTGAAACTTTTCCTTCAG GTAGTTTTTGGTCTATGGATGATATCTTATATTGGAAGCCTCTTCAGCTTCCTCAGTCTTGTCTATATTG GTATTCTAGTATCTCTTACTTTACCTGCTTTGTACGACAAGTACCAGGATCATGTGGATGACAAGCTGAGTAAAACACATAAAGTCCTTTTATCACATTACAGGAAAATTGATAACATCTTAAGCAAGATTCCCAGACCTAtgaacaaggaaaagaagatcCAATAG
- the LOC122056967 gene encoding putative receptor-like protein kinase At3g47110, translating to MGYPLVLLSICTINAILLLLSCSSCMSLANGTDRLALLSFKARITNDPFHVVSSWNDSVPHCEWPGVICGGRKHPNRVRALHLKSSGLVGSLAPEIGNLSFIQVILLQNNSFHGEIPREVSFLFRLRYLYLFNNSFEGEIPPNITHCSNLIELGLSSNNIVGKIPVELGTLSKLQLLAFHKNRLTGQIPPSFGNLSSLFSISAAINDLSGSIPDALGRMTRLMFLGLADNKLSGTIPPTIYNLSLLGCFDVGYNQLQGSLPPNLGFTLPNLWWLSVHRNQFHGTIPISVSNLSKIDTFSTGENNLSGKVAINFGGLSKLSRLSLSHNHLGSGEADDLNFVNTLTNCSNLTFLGFGDNRFGGVLPYSVANLSTQLTTLYLSNNQLFGDIPVGIGNLVRLQRMGLSGNLLEGSIPTSIGRLGMLDTLHLYENRFTGPIPSSLGNLTLLTKLLLGENHLQGTIPSSLRKCKYLLHLGLSGNSFNGIIPKEIFDLSTLIELNLSRNSFVGSLPLEVGLLKNLGILDVSKNMLSGEIPSTLGACTSLEHLFMEENLFQGSISLSLSSLRGLQDLDLSHNNFSGFIPKYFSTFKFFQNLNLSFNHLEGHVPTNGVFRNLSAVSVIGNNNLCGGIPELHLPTCQIKKSKEDGRPHIFKLIVIICGCGGSLCLIFVTIFFIIYRRRKGKKEPTLLLIEDRHFKITYGQLLKATDGFSSRNLIGVGSFGSVYKGVLNHRETIVAVKVFNIRQRGASKSFMVECESLRNIQHRNLVRILTSCSSIDFEGNDFKALVYEFMPGGNLERWLHSHANDIPNEQRHLNLVQRLNIAIDMATALDYLHHQCHMQIIHCDLKPSNILLDCDLTAHLGDFGISRILSVSTNRSKNHTSSIGIKGSLGYIAPGEYLFH from the coding sequence ATGGGTTACCCCTTGGTGCTTTTGTCCATTTGCACTATTAatgccattcttcttcttctctcgtGTAGCAGTTGCATGAGCTTAGCAAATGGAACAGATCGGCTAGCCTTACTGTCCTTCAAGGCTCGCATAACCAATGATCCCTTTCATGTTGTGAGCTCCTGGAATGACTCTGTCCCCCATTGTGAGTGGCCAGGCGTTATATGTGGCGGTCGCAAGCATCCAAACAGGGTCAGAGCCTTGCATTTAAAGTCCAGTGGATTGGTAGGGTCATTGGCTCCAGAAATAGGAAATCTCAGTTTCATTCAAGTGATTTTGCTTCAAAACAACAGCTTCCATGGCGAAATCCCTCGTGAAGTAAGCTTTCTGTTCAGGCTTCGTTATTTATACCTATTCAACAATTCCTTTGAAGGGGAAATCCCACCCAACATAACACATTGCTCCAACCTTATAGAACTTGGTTTAAGTTCCAACAATATTGTGGGGAAAATTCCAGTAGAACTTGGTACCTTGTCAAAGCTTCAACTCCttgcattccataaaaacagaTTGACAGGACAGATCCCACCTTCCTTTGGGAATCTTTCATCCCTTTTCTCTATTTCTGCAGCAATCAATGATTTAAGTGGAAGTATTCCAGATGCCCTTGGTCGAATGACAAGATTAATGTTTCTCGGCCTTGCTGATAATAAGTTGTCTGGTACTATCCCTCCCACTATATATAATCTTTCCTTACTCGGTTGTTTTGATGTCGGATATAATCAACTTCAAGGGAGTCTTCCACCAAATTTAGGCTTCACTCTTCCTAATCTATGGTGGCTTTCAGTTCATAGAAACCAGTTTCATGGAACAATTCCAATTTCTGTGTCCAATTTGTCAAAAATTGATACATTTTCAACTGGAGAAAACAATCTTAGTGGGAAAGTGGCCATTAATTTTGGAGGTCTATCAAAACTCAGTCGGCTTTCATTGAGCCATAATCATTTGGGAAGTGGAGAGGCAGATGATTTGAACTTTGTCAATACATTGACCAACTGTAGTAATTTAACATTTTTGGGCTTTGGAGATAATCGGTTTGGTGGAGTGCTCCCCTACTCTGTAGCAAACTTATCGACCCAACTGACAACACTCTATCTGTCAAATAATCAATTATTTGGAGACATCCCAGTGGGGATCGGGAACCTTGTAAGGTTACAACGCATGGGTCTATCTGGTAACTTACTAGAAGGAAGTATCCCGACTTCGATTGGGAGACTTGGAATGCTAGACACGCTCCATTTATATGAGAACAGATTCACAGGGCCAATCCCTTCTTCTCTAGGAAACTTGACACTATTGACTAAGCTCCTTCTAGGAGAGAATCACCTGCAAGGAACAATACCTTCAAGTCTTAGAAAATGCAAATATTTGTTACACTTGGGCCTTTCTGGTAATAGTTTCAATGGTATCATCCCCAAAGAGATATTTGACCTTTCCACATTAATAGAGCTAAACTTGAGTAGAAATTCTTTCGTAGGTTCCTTACCTTTGGAAGTGGGTCTATTGAAAAATCTTGGAATACTAGACGTTTCTAAGAACATGTTGTCTGGAGAAATCCCTAGCACCCTTGGTGCTTGTACAAGCCTAGAGCACCTTTTCATGGAGGAGAATTTATTTCAAGGATCTATATCATTGTCTTTGAGTTCTCTAAGAGGTCTTCAAGATTTAGATCTTTCACACAACAATTTCTCTGGTTTTATCCCAAAATATTTTAGCACATTTAAGTTTTTCCAGAACTTAAATTTGTCATTTAATCATTTGGAGGGTCATGTACCAACAAATGGAGTCTTCAGAAATTTGAGTGCAGTTTCAGTCATTGGAAACAATAATCTTTGTGGGGGTATACCAGAACTTCATTTGCcaacatgccaaattaaaaagtcaAAAGAAGATGGCAGGCCTCACATTTTCAAGTTGATAGTCATCATATGTGGTTGTGGGGGCTCTCTATGTTTGAtttttgtgaccatttttttcattatctaccggagaagaaagggaaaaaaagaaccCACTTTACTTCTTATAGAGGATCGCCATTTTAAGATCACTTATGGCCAACTCCTTAAAGCTACCGACGGATTTTCTTCTAGAAATTTGATTGGAGTGGGGAGTTTTGGCTCTGTATATAAAGGAGTTCTCAATCATAGGGAAACTATTGTTGCAGTAAAGGTCTTCAATATTCGACAAAGAGGTGCTTCCAAAAGTTTTATGGTTGAATGTGAATCCCTTAGAAACATCCAACATCGTAATCTTGTAAGAATCTTAACATCTTGCTCAAGTATAGATTTTGAAGGCAATGATTTTAAGGCTTTAGTATATGAGTTCATGCCTGGTGGGAATTTGGAGAGGTGGTTACATTCACATGCAAATGACATACCAAATGAACAAAGGCATTTAAATCTTGTTCAAAGATTGAATATTGCCATTGATATGGCAACTGCATTGGATTATCTTCACCACCAATGTCATATGCAAATTATTCATTGTGATCTAAAGCCAAGCAATATTCTTCTCGATTGTGATTTGACTGCACATTTGGGTGATTTCGGGATATCAAGAATTCTTTCAGTATCCACAAATAGATCTAAAAATCACACAAGCTCAATCGGAATAAAGGGATCCCTTGGATATATTGCACCAGGTGAGTACCTCTTTCATTGA
- the LOC122056994 gene encoding receptor kinase-like protein Xa21 translates to MSVWITIDSVAGDDPPLKDFRIKSSENGSCMSLTNETDQLALLAFKACITNDPFHVVSSWNDSVPYCEWPGVICGGHGHPNRVRALRLSSSGLVGSMAPDIGNLNFLQEIYLYNNSFYGEIPHEHPMTSIPDTLGQITRLKILALPGNKLSGTILATIYNLSSLTVFDVGYNQLQGSLPSNLGFTLPWLSVLGNQFHGPIPIFVSNLSKLELLLAGGNSLTEKVAINFGGLSKPLFTGPIPSSLGNLTLLIELYLGDNRLQGKIPSSIGKCKYFLRLGLSVGRLTNLEILDVSENMLSREIPSTLGACTSLEYLFMKGNLFQGSIPSSLSSLRVSVDGVFRNLSAVLVIGNNKLCGATDEFSSTNLIGVGSFGSMYKGVLNHGKTIVAMKVLNIRQRGASKSFMVECKSMRNIWHRNLVRILTSCSSIDFEGNDFKALVYEFMPGGNLERISTILSVSTNRSQNHISSIGIKGSLGYIAPEYGAGADVSTHGDIYSYGILLLEMFTRKQPTHERFKDNFNLHCWAEMTLDGVMAIVDPSLLPMEEDEEEAATIVTNITKSRT, encoded by the exons ATGTCGGTTTGGATAACAATTGACTCAGTTGCCGGTGATGACCCTCCTCTTAAGGACTTTCGCATCAAAAGCTCAGAAAATGG CAGTTGCATGAGCTTGACAAATGAAACGGATCAGCTAGCTTTGCTGGCCTTCAAGGCTTGCATAACCAATGATCCCTTTCATGTTGTGAGCTCTTGGAATGACTCTGTCCCCTATTGCGAGTGGCCAGGCGTTATATGTGGAGGTCACGGGCATCCAAACAGGGTGAGAGCCTTGCGTTTATCGTCCAGTGGGTTGGTGGGATCCATGGCTCCAGATATAGGAAACCTCAATTTCCTTCAAGAGATTTATCTCTACAACAATAGCTTCTACGGTGAAATCCCTCATGAA CATCCAATGACAAGTATTCCAGATACCCTTGGCCAAATAACAAGATTAAAGATTCTCGCGCTTCCTGGAAATAAGTTGTCTGGTACTATCCTTGCCACTATATATAATCTTTCCTCACTTACTGTTTTTGATGTCGGATATAATCAACTTCAAGGGAGTCTTCCATCAAATTTAGGCTTCACTCTTCCTTGGCTTTCTGTTTTGGGAAACCAGTTTCATGGACCAATTCCAATTTTTGTGTCCAATTTGTCCAAACTAGAACTACTTTTAGCTGGTGGAAATAGTCTTACTGAGAAAGTGGCTATTAACTTTGGAGGGCTATCAaaaccact ATTCACAGGGCCAAtcccttcttctcttggaaACTTGACACTATTGATTGAGCTCTATTTAGGAGACAATCGCTTGCAAGGAAAAATACCTTCAAGTATTGGAAAATGCAAATATTTTTTACGCTTGGGCCTTTCCG TGGGTCGATTGACTAATCTTGAAATCCTTGATGTTTCTGAGAACATGTTGTCTAGGGAAATTCCTAGCACCCTTGGTGCTTGTACAAGCCTAGAGTACCTTTTTATGAAGGGAAACTTATTTCAAGGATCTATACCATCGTCTCTGAGTTCTCTAagag TATCAGTAGACGGAGTCTTTCGAAATTTGAGTGCAGTTTTAGTCATTGGAAACAATAAGCTTTGTGGAG CTACTGATGAGTTTTCTTCTACAAATCTGATTGGAGTGGGGAGTTTTGGCTCTATGTACAAAGGAGTTCTCAATCATGGGAAAACTATTGTTGCAATGAAGGTCCTCAACATTAGACAAAGAGGTGCTTCCAAGAGTTTCATGGTTGAATGTAAATCCATGAGAAACATCTGGCATCGTAATCTTGTAAGAATCTTAACATCTTGCTCAAGTATAGATTTTGAAGGCAATGATTTTAAGGCTTTAGTTTATGAGTTCATGCCTGGTGGGAATTTGGAGAG GATATCAACAATTCTTTCAGTATCCACAAATAGATCTCAAAATCACATAAGCTCAATCGGAATAAAGGGATCCCTTGGATATATTGCACCAG AGTATGGTGCTGGTGCTGATGTTTCAACCCATGGTGATATCTATAGTTATGGAATTCTCTTGCTAGAGATGTTTACAAGGAAGCAACCTACTCATGAAAGGTTCAAAGACAATTTTAATCTTCACTGCTGGGCTGAGATGACTTTGGATGGAGTGATGGCTATCGTTGACCCCTCACTTCTCCccatggaagaagatgaagaagaagcagctACAATCGTAACCAACATCACCAAAAGTAGAACATGA